A genomic region of Colletotrichum destructivum chromosome 1, complete sequence contains the following coding sequences:
- a CDS encoding Putative chromo/chromo shadow domain, Chromo-like domain superfamily protein, which produces MHITYILPDLNMACPSAQKLDVSTTAANAPVAEMNCSEESDSSTPEPEATTVFWEDVPPVAKEAEHSVTKATADLRTDYFVIKELIGHRRDPTCDTLFEINVRWEGDEETWEPESNLQKDAALTLFAYWSRVKGGRESAMVDRELWHVFKVMSHETKPDGNVYLQVAWVGSPDTSWEPEANIREAAGRLVENYWRSVVGRLGAMARPAEAGSF; this is translated from the exons ATGCACATCACTTATATCCTCCCCGATCTGAATATGGCGTGCCCTTCTGCCCAGAAACTCGATGTGTCGACAACTGCCGCCAATGCCCCGGTGGCCGAGATGAACTGTTCAGAGGAATCAGACAGCTCTACGCCTGAGCCTGAAGCTACCACCGTCTTTTGGGAGGATGTACCGCCAG TCGCCAAAGAGGCCGAGCACAGTGTCACAAAAGCCACGGCTGACTTACGGACCGATTACTTCGTGATTAAGGAGCTGATTGGGCATCGCCGTGACCCTACCTGTGACACTCTTTTCGAGATCAATGTCCGTTGGGAGGGAGACGAAGAGACCTGGGAGCCCGAGAGCAATCTCCAGAAAGATGCTGCACTGACCTTGTTCGCCTACTGGAGCCGTGTGAAGGGCGGACGGGAAAGTGCAATGGTGGACAGGGAGTTGTGGCACGTTTTCAAAGTCATGTCTCATGAGACGAAGCCCGATGGCAACGTTTACTTGCAGGTCGCTTGGGTCGGATCTCCTGATACATCGTGGGAGCCAGAAGCGAATATTCGGGAAGCTGCCGGCAGACTTGTGGAAAACTATTGGCGCTCtgtcgtcggccgcttggggGCAATGGCGAGACCGGCCGAGGCTGGGTCTTTT TAG
- a CDS encoding Putative glycosyltransferase, DXD sugar-binding, nucleotide-diphospho-sugar transferase encodes MRSDFLRYLLLEAEGVVYTETDTIALKPIDSWTPSHLRDNTRLVIGTENDQRDGRRWEDLPHPLQFAQWTIASAPRHPVLQKMADRVVMSVKDPVRRYGVREIELRPTSFEFLNSTGPAA; translated from the coding sequence ATGAGATCCGATTTCCTCCGATATCTTCTGCTTGAAGCCGAAGGTGTCGTCTACACTGAGACCGATACTATAGCCCTCAAACCCATCGACTCATGGACTCCATCCCATCTGCGAGACAACACCCGCCTGGTCATAGGCACCGAGAATGACCAGCGTGATGGTAGGCGATGGGAAGACTTACCTCATCCGTTGCAGTTTGCCCAGTGGACGATTGCCTCAGCACCTAGACATCCTGTGCTTCAGAAAATGGCAGATCGCGTAGTTATGTCCGTGAAGGATCCGGTGCGCCGGTATGGGGTTCGGGAGATCGAGCTCAGGCCCACGAGCTTCGAGTTTCTGAACTCCACCGGTCCTGCAGCATGA
- a CDS encoding Putative Chromo-like domain superfamily protein, whose amino-acid sequence MERQSVNQSSSDNDASMTEWQVERIQRHSVLRDAIYYHVVWKPTWESEDKLQHMLPDIIAWNTCHRYPESIRRPSNQFDPTLEHWSGKVIGRKEVDGLAYYKIQWEATMEPEANLENAKGLVRKYWDTFYKA is encoded by the coding sequence ATGGAAAGACAATCAGTCAATCAAAGCAGCAGCGATAATGACGCATCCATGACCGAGTGGCAAGTGGAACGTATCCAAAGACACAGCGTTCTTCGTGATGCAATCTACTACCACGTGGTTTGGAAACCAACCTGGGAATCCGAAGATAAACTTCAACACATGCTACCCGACATCATCGCTTGGAACACTTGCCATCGCTATCCTGAATCCATAAGAAGACCGTCAAATCAGTTTGACCCTACTCTGGAGCACTGGTCGGGAAAGGTCATCGGGAGGAAAGAGGTGGACGGCCTGGCTTACTACAAGATCCAGTGGGAAGCGACCATGGAGCCGGAAGCCAATCTAGAGAATGCAAAAGGCCTCGTGAGGAAATATTGGGATACATTCTACAAAGCCTAG
- a CDS encoding Putative flavin monooxygenase, FAD/NAD(P)-binding domain superfamily — protein sequence MERNTADTLETDVIIVGAGFSGCYSLFKIRQAGYSAKILERGNDFGGVWHFNRYPGARVDSDTPSYQFSLSEVWADFHFTERFPGYEEIRRYFHHVDATLGLRKDTIFDARVDEVKYDPAGRRWHFRTTKGLCATSKYAIFACGPMNKPYMPRFPNQDMFGGPVIHPSAWPNDLQLTGKKIGVIGQGASGLQIVQELAKVDCQLTVFVRNPCIAIPMHQRQLSNRESEEMKNYYDAIFSEAKFGSSSALPYNHNTDLLRCTTEAERAGLFERLWNRGGLGLTQSNYRDIAFDKTANACLYDFWVRKTRSRMTNPEKRDIVAPLDQFEWFGATRVNLEMDYYEMLDRPNVKLVDLKKTPIQSFDRQGIVTKASDASIHHDMDIIIMATGYDSLTGSLLDMNIHDKHGVRLRDAWKSGISTYLGMMVPKMPNAFMLYGPQGPTTQTNAPPFIELQVDWVVSLLERMREDGLHSIEPSEESCRSWKSLVMDAFESTLFRDSTAWWTGANIPHKNIEPLVFLGGVQQWRHMCSRSLDDWESFVVS from the coding sequence ATGGAAAGAAACACGGCAGACACACTTGAAACAGACGTCATCATTGTTGGCGCAGGCTTCAGCGGTTGTTATTCACTGTTCAAGATTCGACAGGCGGGGTACTCGGCCAAGATTCTTGAACGTGGAAACGACTTTGGGGGCGTTTGGCACTTCAATCGGTATCCCGGAGCCAGGGTCGATTCCGACACGCCTTCCTACCAGTTCAGCCTGTCCGAAGTCTGGGCCGACTTTCATTTTACCGAGCGGTTTCCCGGGTACGAAGAAATCCGCAGATATTTTCATCACGTCGATGCCACTCTTGGCTTGCGGAAGGATACGATTTTCGACGCCCGAGTGGACGAGGTCAAGTACGACCCTGCGGGCAGACGCTGGCATTTTCGCACGACAAAGGGTCTGTGCGCGACCTCCAAGTACGCAATCTTCGCATGCGGCCCGATGAACAAACCGTACATGCCTCGTTTTCCAAACCAGGACATGTTCGGTGGACCCGTCATCCATCCGTCCGCATGGCCCAACGATCTCCAGCTCACGGGCAAGAAGATTGGCGTCATCGGGCAGGGAGCGTCCGGTCTGCAGATCGTACAGGAGCTTGCCAAAGTGGACTGCCAGCTCACAGTCTTCGTTCGGAACCCCTGTATCGCGATCCCCATGCACCAAAGACAGCTGTCGAACCGAGAGTCGGAAGAGATGAAGAACTATTACGACGCCATATTCAGCGAGGCCAAGTTCggctcgtcttcggcgctGCCCTACAATCACAATACCGATTTGCTTCGCTGCACGACTGAAGCAGAACGGGCCGGTCTGTTCGAGCGACTGTGGAATAGGGGTGGCCTCGGTCTCACACAGTCGAACTATCGCGACATCGCGTTTgacaagacggccaacgCATGCTTGTACGACTTCTGGGTCCGCAAAACGAGAAGCCGGATGACGAACCCCGAGAAGAGGGACATCGTCGCGCCTCTGGATCAGTTCGAATGGTTCGGAGCGACACGCGTCAATCTTGAGATGGACTACTACGAGATGCTGGATCGACCGAATGTCAAACTGGTCGATCTCAAGAAGACTCCGATCCAGTCTTTCGACAGGCAGGGGATTGTCACCAAGGCCTCAGACGCCTCCATACACCACGATAtggacatcatcatcatggccaccgGCTACGACTCTTTGACGGGTAGCCTGCTTGACATGAACATCCACGACAAGCACGGCGTCCGGCTACGGGACGCTTGGAAGAGCGGCATCAGCACGTATCTTGGCATGATGGTTCCCAAGATGCCCAACGCATTCATGCTGTACGGGCCGCAAGGGCCGACAACGCAAACCAACGCACCGCCCTTCATTGAGCTTCAGGTTGATTGGGTGGTAAGCCTCCTCGAGCGGATGCGCGAAGACGGCCTGCATTCGATCGAGCCATCGGAAGAGTCTTGCCGCTCGTGGAAAAGTCTTGTAATGGATGCCTTCGAGTCGACTCTTTTTCGCGACAGCACTGCGTGGTGGACTGGCGCGAACATCCCGCACAAGAATATTGAGCCACTTGTCTTTCTAGGTGGGGTTCAGCAATGGAGACACATGTGTAGTCGTTCGCTAGATGACTGGGAAAGTTTTGTCGTATCCTAG
- a CDS encoding Putative ankyrin repeat-containing domain superfamily → MRAICCFLNKRFDDGQTFKYHAVMMRCFLALLQHPERTWLTDCLVMIIRFARRWTKASPHAMEHLDQHSSDLLIDSNPYSLDFEETIASSDSWSSGVNTPSSSGNSLTERGVIPTQDVPMDELSYQEYEYPDPSESPSAWRALDGSSETTDLTLASSGDWHRYQEQQEADRTDLNDFIFHVLVRTPERLFRREVSTDAWHQHQLDCGRKTQALRHAITSSTNLFLRGSIGDTILHTLAGDFGLPNLSAETEGYDILQRLFDIGPDGFGSSVKSCCLSMIDSQNDGYRMIDGAPAEPFMHTPLGVAILYNNLACAELLLQHGAGANIPGEWGQRPLFFAYRNNSEEAVKLLTAYGACL, encoded by the exons ATGAGAGCCATTTGCTGCTTTCTGAATAAACGCTTCGACGACGGACAAACTTTCAAATATCATGCTGTCATGATGAGATGCTTTCTCGCTCTGCTTCAGCATCCTGAACGTACTTGGTTGACAGATTGTCTTGTTATGATTATTCGTTTCGCCCGTAGATGGACGAAAGCCTCGCCTCACGCAATGGAGCATCTGGACCAACACTCATCAGACTTACTGATCGATTCCAATCCGTATTCCTTGGACTTTGAAGAGACGATTGCCTCTTCTGATTCATGGTCGTCCGGCGTGAACACGCCATCTTCCAGCGGCAACAGTCTCACCGAGCGAGGTGTCATACCAACACAGGATGTGCCAATGGATGAGCTGTCTTACCAGGAATACGAATATCCAGATCCATCCGAGTCTCCCTCGGCTTGGAGAGCCCTCGACGGCAGCAGTGAGACCACCGACTTGACACTTGCCTCATCGGGAGATTGGCATAGGTATcaagaacaacaagaagcCGATAGAACAGATTTG AACGACTTCATCTTCCATGTTCTAGTGCGTACGCCAGAGCGCTTATTCAGACGGGAGGTGTCAACGGATGCTTGGCACCAGCATCAGCTCGATTGTGGGCGGAAGACTCAAGCGTTACGCCATGCCATCACGAGTTCTACGAACCTATTTCTACGAGGCTCGATCGGAGACACGATTTTGCATACACTGGCAGGCGATTTTGGGTTGCCGAACTTGTCTGCGGAAACCGAGGGTTACGACATTCTCCAGCGGCTCTTCGACATTGGGCCAGACGGTTTCGGGTCGTCAGTGAAGTCCTGTTGTCTATCTATGATTGATTCGCAGAATGACGGGTATCGCATGATCGACGGAGCCCCGGCGGAACCGTTCATGCACACGCCCCTTGGGGTTGCAATTCTATACAACAACCTCGCCTGCGCTGAGCTTCTGCTTCAGCACGGGGCTGGTGCAAACATCCCAGGGGAGTGGGGACAGCGTCCGCTGTTCTTTGCCTATCGGAACAACAGCGAAGAAGCAGTCAAACTGCTGACCGCCTACGGAGCTTGCCTTTGA